DNA from Paenibacillus sp. JQZ6Y-1:
TGATTAAATTAGATAATTCAAAAATAAATTGTCGTATAACTTCTAATGGATTAAAAATAAGCATTATAATTTGGATTGTGTCTGGCAATTTAAAGTTATTTGCAGATATTAAAAAGAAACATAGTATAATTATGTTTAATATTGTAATTAATGATTCTTGTTTAATTGGCAAGAGAAGTAAGCTAAGAAAAAATAATGATAAAGGTAAAGCTGTAATTAGAACTACTAAAAGTACAACTGAGATAAGCATTACAAATTCAATAGGATCTCTTATAAAGATTATACCTATAAAGCCTGAAAATATAAGGCATGCCATAATCATTGTTATTATTTGTGTTAGAACTTGAGCCCATATAACGATATACTTAGATCCTGAAATGAACTTAAATACTTTAAAAGCACCTGTCTCACGTAGACGAATCAAACTTACTGAAGCATCGAGGGAAAGTACAAAAATAATATATGCTACAAAAACACTAAATTGAAAATAGAATTCTCCACTCTCAGGTTTGTTTAAAAACCAACTATAGTGTGAGAAGAAAAAGAGTGCAGTAGGTAATATTAGATACCATAAAAAAGTGATTTTACTACTTATAATCATTTTGAAAAAGAGTATTATATATTCTTTTAATACTCTTTGATAAATATAAGCTTTCATAAAATTAATCTCCTAACCAAAAGGAATAGTTTGATAAATATTTGGGTATGTTGTTGATTTCATTTTTTTTAAAAAAGGAATGCTTTCTGGATTGATTGTTTTTGTATGCATATGTGGAAATCCTTTAGTAGTTAAAACTTTAATTATTTTTGTATTTATATTTAAAAAAACAGGAGGAATATAACAAACTATAAAGTCTAAGCCGATATCTTCAAAAATTTCTTTGGTTATCTTTTGTAAACTCATTTTTCTATAGGATTGATATAAATTAAAGTTGTCGATAGGTAAACTATTATCAATTAAATAACTGAATTGTTTTACGAATTCTTTTGTATCTAATTTTTTGAAAAAGTAATTACCATAATAGTAGGGATCATTTTCTGATAGTTCCTCATATTCACTTCCCTCTTGTTCGACTGTTATATATTGAAATAATTCTAGCAAAGCTCCTTTGATTGCATCAGAATAGTTCCAACCAGCGCTTACTCCAGTGCCTTTAGTAAATTGCCCATATCCTAAACATACAATTACTTTTACAGATTTATGTAAGGATATATCAAAAAAATGCAAATGATTTGTATATTTTTGCGCAATAGAGATTAATTTCTTTAAGGTGTAATCTTTTTCGATTTTATTTAATTCGATTTTTTTTCCGGCTGATTTGGTTAACCAATTATAAATTAAGGATTGTCGTTCAAAACATTCCAAAAAACCTGAATTTATAGAAGAATCAGAATCAACATGACTGGCCAAACCACAACTATCATTAAAGAAATCCTCTGTTTTATAATCTTTGAATACAGAAGATTTAAAAGATAAAAGAATGCGATGGATTGGAATAGCTTGTATGTCTCCAGTAGCAAGGTTGATTCCTTGTATATTTTTAGTAGTAAAGCGATTATTATTTGTAAATAAAGAAATCCGTTCTAAATGCTCTCCTATTGCTGCTTTTATGGTGTTTTTTAAATGAATATTAGAAGCAGAGGCCACAACACCATGTTCTTCAAATGGGACAATTTCACATGTTTTCATTGATTCACGAAAGAGACTTCTTGTAACATGCATATGGTTTAAAATAAAAGGTGTTCCAATATTCGGTGTCAAATACATATTAGCTCTCCTTAATGTTAAGTGACTATACAATCTGGTATTTTAGCCATTTGTTCACTTTTTAAATTTATAGTATAAACATTCATAGGATTATTTAGATTTATGTTTTTTTTAGAAGGAATGTGATTATACATATATGGTGAGAAAATCTTAATACATTTTAAATGCTTTGAAATGCACTGTGTCAGTGGAATTAAATAAATCTTTTCAATCCATGGTGGCAAAGTATCTAATAAATCAGGTATATGCTTATTTTGACTTTTGTAGGAGAAAATCTGATTTATTTCTTTTGCTGTAGGAAATTGATTTAGATAGGTAAGAATATTTTCTGGGGATTCTGAATAAGTCCTATAATCAGAATCATTTCGATAAAACAGAAGTAATGATTCATTTTTCCAAAGTAGTAAATAAGCTTCGTTGAAAGAATGTTGTAATGCTTCTTCAAAACAAAAAGAAGACCCTACACCACTGCTAACTATAATGTTTTGATCTATAACGATTGTATAAACAATATGAAGTGGGTGAAAAAAATCCGATTCAAAAACCATTAATTTTTTAGTGTTATTTAAATGATTAAAAACAGTATTTTTACTTAATGACTTTACCTCTTTTAACTGTTGATTCGTAATTCTATGTCCTTTTTTTCCATACCAAAATAAAAACAAAGCATTTTTTTCAATTAATTCTAACAAAGCAGAGTAAATTGCGGATTTTGATGAGTAATGCGCAGCACTTCCAGTTGTATCGGTAAAAAGGTCTTCTTCTTGATTATACGTAGCATAATTACTATTAAGTACTGCAGGTTTATTACTTATTAATTCAAATGCATCAATATATGGTGTGTTATTAATATTTCCAAACATCAATGCTCTTCTTTCAACAATTTCTGAGAATGCTTTTTTAATAGATAGCTGTTTATTTATATCAATAGCTGAAGCAGTATCGGGACCAATATATCCATTTTTTACTGTGTTTCCAATTCTACATATTGAAGTGTATATAGAATTCTCTATAAATTTTGATTGCGGAATATTAAAATGATCCATAAACCTCATATGCAGCATAAATTCACGTCCCTTCGGTATAACCAAACCATTGCAGTAAAGTGATGGGGGCTAACTTAACATTTAAACCCGAAAGATAAGTTAATTGGTTATCATTAAAACCTGACCAACTTACTTCTGCTAAATTTGTATCGAATTGATGCAAACATTCTTTAAAGCATTGTGTCATAGCTCCAATTTCTATTAGTGCATGTCTATAGCCTCTATAACGATATTTGAATAAAGCTTTTCGCATATCTATACTGTACGCTATACATGTATCTGACAATGTTTCTGTAAACATACAGCAATCTTTTTTAATAAATAATGCTTCTTTCGAAGACCAAGACTTAATTTGCAAAAGTTGATTACTCTTTTCGTTGTAAGCATAAACACCTGGAAGAGCATAATCTTGTTCTTTAAATATGAGCAATAGAGGCATAACAGGATATAATGCGCCTGCAGAAGGATATTGTTTAGAGTTGGATGCTTTTCCTCTACCAAATGCATTGTACAAAAGATGAGAAAGATGTTCTAAAGTTAATTGTTTATCTTTAGATAAAGTTCTATTGCTACTAACTTTATCGTATCTATCGATTGGCAGAAGATTGATTGTATTCTCATAATAACTAGGTAAAGTATCTGTATTCTCAATTGTGTAAGCCCAGTCCAATACTTCTTCAGAAATGTATTTATGTCTTTTTGAAGCTGCTAAGGTAAAGTTACCTGATTGATGAAATTTACTGACAATATTTTCGATTTTTGAAGGTAAGTATTTGTACATATAATCTGTAAGAGATCGTTCTACTGTATTAGTATCAAGTTTGTTATTCATAGCAATCACACAACTCCCAATGAAGAGAATAGTCAGTAAAAACTTTCCCAGACTGTAGATCAAACATAGTACACTCTTGAAACTCTTCGTTATTGATTGTTAACTCATCATAATCCACAATATGTTTATAAATAAGTTTACTTAGCATAGAAGTTATTTGTAAAAGTTGATTTTTATTTAAATGCATATAAATTGAAAATTTGGGGTTATCATAATAAATAGAGTCTATAATTTGTTGATAAGTAATTTGATTGTCTGTATTAACCCGCAATTGCGATTCTATATGCCCCATATGACAAAGATGACATGGGACATACAAATCTGGGAAATACAAAGAGTCTATATAAAAATTACTATTGTATGTATAGCTCATTAATAATAAAGATCCGCTTGTTTTTCTTAAAGCTTCTCGAATAGCAAATGCTAATTTTTTATTATAAGGATTAAGAAAAACCACTATCAAAGAATTATTAGTAAAATTTGCAATGTTGTTGTCAACAGAAGAGTGATAGATTAATTCTTTGTTTTCTATATTTAGATCTTGAAAATAAGTTTTTTCGGAAAGTTCAAGAAAATCTTTGTTATTGCTAAGAATACTCAAATTTTTAATATCATAGTTTAAGTGCTTTTCTTCAAGAAGAACAGCGTTCTCAATTAAGAATGTAATAGCTTGATGGCATTGCTCTTGAAAAGTATTCTCTAATGTAAAATATGTGACGATTTTATCATCTTGAGTATCCCACTCTGTTATAAGCTCAATCATTCTGGGATCGTAGATTTTGACTATACCTTTATTATGCATTACTACCAATTCATTTGGAGCTAAAGCATAAATCACAAAGCTATTAATCGAAAATTTTTGATTTACATCATACATGTAAGTTCCCTCCGCATTTTAAACGCGTCTGTTGCTTGTTATGAGCAACAGACGCAATGAAATTAGTATTTTTTACTGCTATCTGCGCCGCCGCCGCCGCTAACACAGCAGCAAGCGAGTATACAGCTGACATTTACACTGCCACTACCACTACTATTTCCGCCACTACTACCAGAGCCTTTGAATCGAACAGAGCCTTCTCCAAACATTCCAGCTGACATAGTCTCGTACTTATTAGATTCTTTTTTTCCGATGTACATAGTATCGCTCCTTTATACTACTTTCGAAATATGTGTTTAAAAACTTGGGTAATGATTAGTATTTTTTACTGCTATCTGCGCCGCCGCCACCACTAACACAGCAGCAAGCGAGTATACAGCTGACATTTACGCTGCCACCACCACTGTTATTTCCGCCGCTACCACCAGAGCTTTTGAATCGAACAGAGCCTTCTCCAAACATTCCAGCTGACATAGTCTCGTACTTATTAGATTCTTTTTTTCCAATATACAAAGCAATCACCTCCTTTTCGAGGATAATATACCAGTATATTCATATCGGTGTCAAATTTACTAAAAACCAAACTTTTTTTGCAGCCATCCATCTGAACATTTATACTAAGAAAGGGCCATAACACAGCCCGTTCGTCTGACTTTTCCTGTATGCACAGGATCGTGCGGCGGACGATTCCGACTGTACACTTTGACCTTACCTTTTATGCATGGTTTCTAAATATGAACAATAGTAACGGGGGTTCCAACATGACAGCAACAAAATTGACCGTAGGCTTGATCTACGGCGGCAAATCCGGCGAACACGAGGTATCGCTGCAAACCGGATTTTCGGTATTGAATGCACTGGATTACAACAAATACAACATCGTCCCGATCTATATTGATCGCGATGGACGCTGGAATATGGGGCAAACGTACACCGCGCCACCTGCCCAACCGGAAGAACTGCAAATCCACGGCGGCGAACAAGCCACATCCGAAGCGATGAGCGTACTTTGGCGCAAGCTGGGCGGACAGGAGAGCACAATTGACGTCTTGTTCCCGCTGCTGCACGGTACATACGGCGAAGACGGCACCATTCAAGGGCTGTTTGAAATGATGGATATGCCTTATGTTGGTGCTGGCGTGCTAGCATCGTCCGCAGGCATGGACAAAGCGATTATGAAAAAGCTGTTCGCTCAAGCTGGTCTGCCGCAGTGCAAATACGAAACCTTTATCGCTGCCGAGTATCAGGAGCATGAGCATGAGATTCTGAACAGCATTGAGCACAATCTCGGGTTCCCTTGCTTCGTAAAACCAGCGAATCTCGGCTCCAGTGTCGGTATTACCAAAGCCAAAGACCGTCATGAGCTGGAACGCGCAATCGAATACGCACTGCGTTTTGACCTGAAGGTTGTCGTGGAAGAAGCCGTGGATGCACACGAAGTAGAAGTGGGCGTACTCGGCAACGAACTGCCGCTTGCTTCCGTGCCGGGAGAGATCGTATCCAGCGGCAGCGACTATTACGATTATCAGGCAAAATACATCGATGGCACGTCCCGTATGATTATTCCAGCGGAGATCGACAGCGAGCTGGCGGAGAACCTGCGCGAGATGGCATTGCGTGCATTCAAAGCGATTGACGGTAGCGGTCTGTGCCGCGCGGACTTCTTCGTTCGTCGCAGCGACAATGCCGTGATGATCAACGAAGTGAACACGATGCCGGGCTTTACCGCATACAGCATGTATCCGCTGCTGTGGCGAGAAACAGGCAAATCGTATCCAGAGCTGCTGGACCAGCTGATTCAGCTTGGACTGGATCGCTATGCAAAGCGCCATGCCCTGCAATTCGGACGCGATTAAATCAAAGTATATAAATAACATAACGGTCGTACTGCACAGATTTGGCGGTGCGGCCGTTTCTTCGTTTACCAAGGAAGGCTGTATATTCTGGCTGTGATTGGCATGGAACTGTTAGGACGATGCGCCAAAAGGTTTATAAATGAGACGACACTTTAATTCAATGATTAGGGAGGCGAAAGGGATGGGTTTTCAAACTGAATTCAATTCCGTATGCAAATTCAAAAGCGAACAGGAGCTGCTCGACCTGCTGGAATACGGCAAGGGCAAGATGGTCAAGCAGGGCTTTCGCGTCTATCCGACCGGGCAAAAGGTAATCGCCTATAACCCGGAGAACACGGCAATCGCTATCGTCAAAATTACCGGCTGCATCGCAGAGATCAACTTCCAAGGCAACGAGGTCACCGAAGTCGAGATGGAACTGATCCGCAAGCTAACACCAGAGGAATCCAGCGTGCAAACGCATCTCGCCTATGAAATGTTCTTTGGCGAGCAGGATCAGGACGCCTGATGATCGTCCGTTTTGGGTATGTAGCGATCTCGCTGGAAGTGAAAGATTCCTCTCCTTCCAAAACGATGACCATGTCCAATTTCCGCAAGCTACCCGACCGGGAAGCGGGTCTGCGGAGACTGGAACAGATCGCCCGTACCAATTTGCAAAATACACTGCGTCTGCTCAAGCATAATGTGGCAGAGGATATTCATATGTACCGCATGAGCTCCAAGCTGATCCCGCTCGCGACGCATACTGAGCTGGCAGATTGGGACCCGTTTCCGGCGCTGGCAGAGGATTTTGCCGCGATTGGGGAGTATGTGCACAAGCATGAGTTGCGGGTGTCGTTTCACCCGGATCATTTTACCGTGCTGAGCACACCACGCCCAGAGGTGCTAGAATCGTCGATCCGCGATCTGCGCTATCATGTGAAGATGCTGGATGCGATGGGGTTGGATGCGCGCTCCAAGAACAATATTCATATTGGCGGAGCCTACGGGGACAAGCCGACAGCGGCAGACCGTTTTGTCGAGCATTTTGCTACATTGGATGACGATATTCGCTGCCGGATCACGCTGGAAAATGACGACAAAACATTTACCACACCGGAGACGCTTGCGGTAGCGCAGCGTACCGGTTTGCCGATGGTGCTAGATATTCACCATCATCTGGTCAATTGCGAAGGCGAACCAGCATCAGACTGGTGGCCGCAGGTAGCGCAAACATGGGAATCATCGCTGTCACGTACAGATGTGCCAGACGGTGTTCATTTGCCACCCAAAATCCATGCGTCTAGCCCGAAAAGTCCAACGGATCGTCGCAGTCATGCGGACGGGGTAGAAGCCGGACCGCTGCTGGACTTTTTAAGGGAGGCGGCTCGTACGTCCAGCCATCTCGATGTAATGCTGGAAGCGAAGCACAAGGATGCTGCACTACGCCAACTGATGAACGATTTGCGTAACTATACCGAGGATGGCGTGCGCATCATCGACAACGGAACCATTGAAGTGTTACCTTAATAGTAGGCATATCGAAACAACACAGGCGGACATGCCACCGTGTATGTCCGCACCTATACTTAGCTTACAGCCATCTGGCTTGCGGCGGCAGTCACACACTGTACGCCCATCATAATCAGGGGGATTGAACATGGAAAAAGACCAAAAGCAGCCCTATGTTGTCAGCAGCAAAAGTCGTGTTGCCGTAGCGATCAATGCGGCATCCAAAACCGGCGAATGGATCAAAAGCAAAGTCGGTGACCATCGCCAACTGAATACCAAAACATCGTCTCAAGATCTCGTTACCGAAGTCGACAAAGGCGCAGAGCAGATGATTCGCAAGCTTGTCCAAACGTACTGCCCCGGCGATGAATTCCTCGGCGAAGAGAGCGCAGGCATCGGTGCGGAAGCATCTACCAACGCCGTGAACGCGGTCAAAGACGCTGAATACGTCTGGATCGTCGATCCGATTGATGGCACGACAAACTTTGTGCATGGTTTCCCATACTTTTGTGTATCCATCGCTGTCGCACACAAAGGCGAAGTGATCGTTGGTGTTATTTACGACCCGACCCATGACGAGCTGTTTGTAGCTGAAAAGGGTAAAGGAGCGTATGTACACGGCAACCTGATGAAAGCCGCTGACCACGCCACACTGAACGAAAGTCTGGTCGCAACGGGCTTCCCACCAAGCACAAGCGTGGAAGTCAAAACCAAAGCCCTGACCGACATCCTGCCCAAAGTCCGCGGTGTCCGCAACGTCGGCTCGGCTGCCCTGCACTTGGCTTACGTCGCAGCTGGACGCATCGACGCTTACTGGGAAATCGGCTTGAACGCATGGGACCTCGCCGCAGGCGCCCTACTCGTCACCGAATCCGGCGGAACCGTCACCGACGTCGCTAACAACCCATACGACATCACCGTCCGCAACATCGTAGCCAGCAACGGCAACATTCATAACGAACTGATCCAACAACTACACGATTCCGGCTTAAACGACTAATAAACGAACTAAGCATTCCAATAGCACCCAGATCACTCACAACAAACAATCATCACACTGACCGAAATACTGAACCCTACACCCACCCTATCCTGGTCAGCTATCAACTGATTTTCCAAAACCCAAAACGGGTAAATAACCGACAGGCCCAAACGCCCGCCGGTTATTTGCTCATACCAATAATCTCTAAACACAATTAACCATCGGCATTACGCGAACGTTCCAAATAAAAAAGAAAAAGCCAATCCCTTCCCGAAGCGGCCCCACGCATCCAAGAGGCAAAATCTTGCTCCATCCTACTAAAAAAACAAGTGAGGTGTCTCCCCATGTCATCCGATGAACTCGAACGCGAATTATCCGAACGCCTAACTGAAGGCGAGATGCAAGAAGAAGACCGAGAAGCCCGTGAACGTCGACTGATCCAGTCCAAATACGAAGTGCGTATCCAAGCCGAGCATGACCCGATCGTCGAAGAAACGCTGCACTACCGCAAGCTTGCCAAAGAACTCGACGACCGCTACGACAAATACTTGGAACGCACCAAGCACAGCGATACGGACGGCAATCATCCAGACGACAGCGACAATCCACCGAAGTAACATCACACGATCACCATGCACACGCATGAAATCAAAAGGAGTACCTGAATGCGCACCAATACACCTGCCGACTATCACAGCGGCACCCTTCATTCGTTGCACCCGAAGCATGCCCAACCGGCAGTACGCCGCACACATCAGGTCAGACAGGAGACATGGCGCATGATTGTACCATACATGATGATACTTACCCTACTGCTCGGCGGTAGCGGTATTACCGGAACGACTCCCGTATACGGAGCGGCAGCGAGCGGAGCATCGGCGACCCAAGCCTATGAGCATATGGTATTTCTCGGCGATTCGCTCACCGTCGGCTACGAGCCGGGTGTAGCTGCTGCCGATTATGACGGCTTTGCTCCACGCTTGGAAGAGCAGGAGTTATTCCGTGGACATGCACAGGCAGACAACGAGGGCATTCTCGGTCTGACCAGCACGGGTCTGAACAATTATATGAATGCAATCACCGCTGGACGCAGTGTGAGCACAGCGACCATTCAGAGCACCTTACCCGGTGCAACGCGCACACTGGATGGAGCGGCAACCCGCAAGGAGATTCAAGCTGCCGATCTGATCACCATTACGATTGGGGGCAATGATTTTCTGAATGCGCTCGGTTCGTTGACCGCATTGCCGCACGATTTGTCGCAAATCAACTTGCAGCCGGTGTTGAATACGTATCGTACCAATCTAGGATCGATACTGGATCAGCTGACTACGTTGAACCCGGATGCCGTCATTGTCATCGCGGATCAGTATCAACCAGTACCTCTGCTGGCAGGCGCCACGCTGTATCATGATCTGAACGAAACGGCTGCTAAGTTCAGTAGCATTATCGACGATACAGTGTCCACCTATACTGCCAAAGGCAATGATATTCGGGTTGCTCATGTCTCGCCGTCCTTTCAAGGGAAAGAACTGGCGATGACCCATATTGCGGCGGGGGATATTCATCCCAATGCGACGGGTTATCAGGCGATGGCTGTTGCGTTTAGCATGGCAATCTGGGGCGAAAAGGGCTATATGACGCCATCTTCGGCAGTGAATGGTACCGACAATACGGTTCTGTATACCAATGGCAAATTACTGCAAAGCCAGTCCAAGCCTATCGTTCGCAATGGGCGTACGTATGTGGCGTTGCGCGATGTAACGACCGCTTTGGGTGCTAAGGTCAGCTGGTCTAGTACTAGCAAACAGGCAACGGTTACCAGCGGCAGCAATACAGTGATCGTACCGCTGAATAGCAAAACGCTGACGGTAAATAAGCAATCCGTCACCACCGATGCGGCATCCTTTATGCAGCAGAGCAAGGTATATGTACCGATTGCTGTCCTTGCCGATCAATTTGGCTATGATGTGCATTATGTGAATCGTTGGAAAGCTGTCTTTATCCGCCAGTAATCACGAGTCGCAGTGGAGTGATATAAAACCAAGGTAAGGGAAGCAAGCCAAGGTAAGAGAAACAAGTTTAGCGACATCTCTTTTCACTTTTTCATAACCGCTGTACCCACTGTGTTTGGCAGGAAGGGTACAGCGGTTTTTTGGTCTGGAGCAGAATGACTTTTTTCACTTGTCGGATAAAACAACTGCAATTTTCTATATTCCACGCTATAATATACATTAAATTACAAATGATAAATAAATATGTAAATGAAGAGACAGATGTAGATGAGTAAGAAGAACGCTGGCTAGCGTACCACGCTTAAATCAGGGCTACAAACTGCTTTACATGATAGACGGGACAGAAGATCATCCTTTGATGGGGGAAGGCATTATGCTATCTCGTTTTAAAAGCGCTTACATTAATCTAGGTATTCATCGGCAAATGCTGTTGCTCATCTCGACGTTGATGCTGGTTAGCTTTGCTTCGTATCTGATCGTGCTGAACACGGTGTACAGCACGTACGACAATCAGATGTACGAGAAGACGTCGGAGCTGCTCAATATGTCGTCATTCGAGATCGAGAATCAGCTCAAAGATATGGAGAATCTGACCTTTCGTGTGGTGACAGATGAACAGCTACAGCGCTACTTGCTGCAATTGCAGGAAGAGCCGTCTGTGTATGAAAAAAACGTGATCCGCAAAAAGATTACCAACCGACTCGTCGCGTTTGCTGGATCGGAGCAGTTTGTCTATTCCATGATGGCGATTGATCGTGAAGGGGAGATTATGTTTGCCGGGAATCGCGAAGGTGTGCCTGCTGATTTGCGTCCAGCATTAACCCGACTGGCACAGCAGTACAGCGGCTCGAACGCATGGTATGTGGGCGAGCAGGGGGAATTGCTGGCGGTGCGACAGTTTAAGCAATTCAGTGATTCTACCTTTACCCTTAATGATCTGGGTACGATTATGATCCGCGTACGCATCGAGCGGATTGTGCAGGAGCAGGTGGAGAGCAGTGCAGGCAGCCAGCTAATCATCTCGGATGGCAATAAAATCGTATACCCAGAGGAGCCGCCGTTTTCGCGCGGACAGATCGATAACCAGCTGCATAATAGCAAGCCGTATGGCGTCATTTCTGAACCGGAGGGAAGTTATTTCTCCGCGCGTATTCAATCGCCGTACACAGGCTGGACGTACTTGCATATTACACCGTTTGACCGCATGTTCCAGCGTATTATATGGATCAAGCAGCTGGTGACGATTATATTTATCGGTATCTTCTTATTGGCATTACTGTTCGGTACACGCTTGTCGCGCAGCATTACTCGCCCGATGGAACGACTGCTGCAAAAGATGCGTACCGTCGAAACAGGCAATCTGGATCAGCTGGGCGAGCTGCCTGCCGATCCGTCCATTACCCGTGCGCAAAATGAAGTCGGTCTGCTGCATCGAACGTTTAACCGCATGCTGCGCCGCATCCGCGAGCTGATCGACGAGAATTATGCCAAGCAACTGCTGATCCGCGAAACGGAGCTGAAAGCATTACAGGCGCAGATTGATCCGCATTTTCTATACAACACGCTGGAATCGATCAACTGGATGGCGAAGATGAACAAGCAACCAGAAATCTCACGTATGGTAGAGGCACTCGGCTTTCTGTTGCGGAGTTCAGTCAATATGACGGAAAAGGTCATCTCACTGGAACGAGAATTGGACATTGTACGCAGCTATGTAACGATTCAGCGGATGCGATTCGAGGAACGGCTGAATTTTGATATTGATGTACCAGAGGAATTGTACGACACCTGTATTCCCAAATTCACGCTACAGCCGCTAGTAGAGAATGCCATCCATTACGCGCTAGAGCCGAAGATCGAGGAATGTCATATTCGTATCGCTGCCCGACTGGAAAGAGAAACTGTGCATATTACCGTACAGGATGATGGACCGGGAATGACGGCGGAATTTCTGGAACGGCTGTATCAAGGGCAGGTGCAGACACGCGGCAAAGGCATCGGGCTGAACAATATTACGGAGCGTATCCAGCTGACCTTTGGACCGGAATACGGCATTGATATTGAGAGCGAGCCGAACGTGCGAACTGCATTTCATATTCGGATTCCATATCAGAAAGGGGATCAAGATCATGTACAAAGTGCTGTTGGTGGATGACGAGCGTATGATTCTGGAAGGCATTTCTAGCGTAGTAGACTGGCACGGTAGCGGAACGGAGCTGGTTGGAACCGCACGCAACGGATTGGAGGCGTACGAACGCATTGCCGAGAAGCGACCGGATATTGTGATCAGCGACATTTCCATGCCGGGTCTGGATGGCATTGGTCTGGTAGCGAAGACATATGAGCAATTTCCCGATGTGCGATTTATTATGCTATCAGGGTATAAGGATTTTGATTATGCGCGTCGTGCCATGCAGTATGGGGTGAAGCATTATCTGGTTAAGCCATGCAATGAGCAGCAGATTCAGGAGGCGATTGCCGAGCTGCTATCTGAACGTGCCGCCGAGCAGGAGCGTGAGCTGTTCGTCAGCAGCATGCGTGACCAGTTTACCCGGATGCTACCGCAGGTGAAGGAGCAATTTTTGAAGGAATTTATCTCTAACAAAATGTATGGCAGTCGTGATCTGGCGTATTACGAGGGATTATTTCATATGCAGCTGACCGAACGAACCGTACGGATTGTGCTGATGCGGGTGGAGGAGTCGCATGAATATGAGCATCTGTTTGCACTGAAAAATA
Protein-coding regions in this window:
- a CDS encoding YcaO-like family protein; this translates as MYLTPNIGTPFILNHMHVTRSLFRESMKTCEIVPFEEHGVVASASNIHLKNTIKAAIGEHLERISLFTNNNRFTTKNIQGINLATGDIQAIPIHRILLSFKSSVFKDYKTEDFFNDSCGLASHVDSDSSINSGFLECFERQSLIYNWLTKSAGKKIELNKIEKDYTLKKLISIAQKYTNHLHFFDISLHKSVKVIVCLGYGQFTKGTGVSAGWNYSDAIKGALLELFQYITVEQEGSEYEELSENDPYYYGNYFFKKLDTKEFVKQFSYLIDNSLPIDNFNLYQSYRKMSLQKITKEIFEDIGLDFIVCYIPPVFLNINTKIIKVLTTKGFPHMHTKTINPESIPFLKKMKSTTYPNIYQTIPFG
- a CDS encoding YcaO-like family protein, whose amino-acid sequence is MDHFNIPQSKFIENSIYTSICRIGNTVKNGYIGPDTASAIDINKQLSIKKAFSEIVERRALMFGNINNTPYIDAFELISNKPAVLNSNYATYNQEEDLFTDTTGSAAHYSSKSAIYSALLELIEKNALFLFWYGKKGHRITNQQLKEVKSLSKNTVFNHLNNTKKLMVFESDFFHPLHIVYTIVIDQNIIVSSGVGSSFCFEEALQHSFNEAYLLLWKNESLLLFYRNDSDYRTYSESPENILTYLNQFPTAKEINQIFSYKSQNKHIPDLLDTLPPWIEKIYLIPLTQCISKHLKCIKIFSPYMYNHIPSKKNINLNNPMNVYTINLKSEQMAKIPDCIVT
- a CDS encoding McbB family protein, with product MYDVNQKFSINSFVIYALAPNELVVMHNKGIVKIYDPRMIELITEWDTQDDKIVTYFTLENTFQEQCHQAITFLIENAVLLEEKHLNYDIKNLSILSNNKDFLELSEKTYFQDLNIENKELIYHSSVDNNIANFTNNSLIVVFLNPYNKKLAFAIREALRKTSGSLLLMSYTYNSNFYIDSLYFPDLYVPCHLCHMGHIESQLRVNTDNQITYQQIIDSIYYDNPKFSIYMHLNKNQLLQITSMLSKLIYKHIVDYDELTINNEEFQECTMFDLQSGKVFTDYSLHWELCDCYE
- a CDS encoding D-alanine--D-alanine ligase encodes the protein MTATKLTVGLIYGGKSGEHEVSLQTGFSVLNALDYNKYNIVPIYIDRDGRWNMGQTYTAPPAQPEELQIHGGEQATSEAMSVLWRKLGGQESTIDVLFPLLHGTYGEDGTIQGLFEMMDMPYVGAGVLASSAGMDKAIMKKLFAQAGLPQCKYETFIAAEYQEHEHEILNSIEHNLGFPCFVKPANLGSSVGITKAKDRHELERAIEYALRFDLKVVVEEAVDAHEVEVGVLGNELPLASVPGEIVSSGSDYYDYQAKYIDGTSRMIIPAEIDSELAENLREMALRAFKAIDGSGLCRADFFVRRSDNAVMINEVNTMPGFTAYSMYPLLWRETGKSYPELLDQLIQLGLDRYAKRHALQFGRD
- the uvsE gene encoding UV DNA damage repair endonuclease UvsE — protein: MIVRFGYVAISLEVKDSSPSKTMTMSNFRKLPDREAGLRRLEQIARTNLQNTLRLLKHNVAEDIHMYRMSSKLIPLATHTELADWDPFPALAEDFAAIGEYVHKHELRVSFHPDHFTVLSTPRPEVLESSIRDLRYHVKMLDAMGLDARSKNNIHIGGAYGDKPTAADRFVEHFATLDDDIRCRITLENDDKTFTTPETLAVAQRTGLPMVLDIHHHLVNCEGEPASDWWPQVAQTWESSLSRTDVPDGVHLPPKIHASSPKSPTDRRSHADGVEAGPLLDFLREAARTSSHLDVMLEAKHKDAALRQLMNDLRNYTEDGVRIIDNGTIEVLP
- a CDS encoding inositol monophosphatase family protein yields the protein MEKDQKQPYVVSSKSRVAVAINAASKTGEWIKSKVGDHRQLNTKTSSQDLVTEVDKGAEQMIRKLVQTYCPGDEFLGEESAGIGAEASTNAVNAVKDAEYVWIVDPIDGTTNFVHGFPYFCVSIAVAHKGEVIVGVIYDPTHDELFVAEKGKGAYVHGNLMKAADHATLNESLVATGFPPSTSVEVKTKALTDILPKVRGVRNVGSAALHLAYVAAGRIDAYWEIGLNAWDLAAGALLVTESGGTVTDVANNPYDITVRNIVASNGNIHNELIQQLHDSGLND